Proteins encoded within one genomic window of Ovis aries strain OAR_USU_Benz2616 breed Rambouillet chromosome 1, ARS-UI_Ramb_v3.0, whole genome shotgun sequence:
- the SHC1 gene encoding SHC-transforming protein 1 isoform X1, protein MDLLPPKPKYNPLRNESLSSLEEGASGSTPPEELPSPSASSLGPVLPPVPGDDSPTTLCSFFPRMSSLKLASPAGGRPGPKGEPGRANEDGEGVAGAVMLDSGPLPLLQDMNKLSGGGGRRTRVEGGQLGGEEWTRHGSFVNKPTRGWLHPNDKVMGPGVSYLVRYMGCVEVLQSMRALDFNTRTQVTREAISLVCEAVPGAKGATRRRKPCSRPLSSILGRSNLKFAGMPITLTVSTSSLNLMAADCKQIIANHHMQSISFASGGDPDTAEYVAYVAKDPVNQRACHILECPEGLAQDVISTIGQAFELRFKQYLRNPPRLVTPHDRMAGFDGSAWDEEEEEPPDHQYYNDFPGKEPPLGGVVDMRLREGALPGAARPTPPSAQTPSHLGATLPVGQPAGGDPEARRQIPPPPPCSAGRELFDDPSYVNVQNLDKARQAGAGAGPPNPAINGSAPRDLFDMKPFEDALRMPPPPQSTAMAEQLRGEPWFHGKLSRREAEALLQVNGDFLVRESTTTPGQYVLTGLQSGQPKHLLLVDPEGVVRTKDHRFESVSHLISYHMDNHLPIISAGSELCLQQPVERKL, encoded by the exons ATGGATCTCCTGCCCCCCAAGCCCAAGTACAACCCACTTCGGAATGAGTCTCTGTCGTCGCTGGAGGAGGGGGCCTCAGGGTCCACCCCACCGGAGGAGCTGCCGTCCCCATCAGCCTCGTCCCTGGGGCCCGTGCTGCCACCTGTGCCTGGGGACGATAGCCCCACCACCCTGTGCTCCTTCTTCCCCCGGATGAGCAGCCTGAAGCTGGCCAGCCCAGCTGGGGGGCGCCCAGGCCCGAAAGGGGAGCCAGGAAGGGCAAACGAGGACGGGGAGGGGGTCGCAGGGGCAGTCATGCTGGACTCaggccccctgcccctcctccaggacatGAACAAGCTGAGTGGAGGCGGCGGGCGCAGGACTCGGGTGGAAGGGGGCCAGCTGGGGGGCGAGGAGTGGACTCGCCACGGGAGCTTTGTCAATAAGCCCACACGGGGCTGGCTGCATCCCAACGACAAAGTCATGGGACCCGGGGTTTCCTACTTGGTTCGG TACATGGGCTGTGTGGAGGTCCTGCAGTCTATGCGCGCCCTTGACTTCAACACCCGGACTCAGGTCACCAG GGAGGCCATCAGTCTGGTGTGTGAGGCTGTGCCGGGTGCTAAGGGGGCAACAAGGAGGAGAAAG CCCTGTAGCCGTCCACTCAGCTCCATTCTGGGGAGGAGTAACCTGAAATTTGCTGGAATGCCAATCACTCTGACCGTCTCCACCAGCAGCCTCAACCTCATGGCCGCAGACTGCAAACAG ATCATTGCCAACCACCACATGCAGTCCATCTCGTTTGCATCCGGCGGGGACCCG GACACAGCCGAGTATGTTGCCTATGTTGCCAAAGACCCAGTGAATCAGAGAG CCTGCCACATCCTGGAGTGTCCCGAAGGGCTTGCTCAGGACGTCATCAGCACCATTGGCCAGGCCTTCGAGCTGCGCTTCAAACAGTACCTCAGGAACCCACCCAGGCTCGTCACCCCCCACGACAG GATGGCTGGCTTTGATGGCTCAGCTtgggatgaggaggaggaagagcccCCTGACCATCAGTACTATAATGACTTCCCGGGGAAGGAACCACCTCTCGGGGGTGTGGTGGACATGAGGCTTCGGGAAGGAGCCCTCCCAGGGGCTGCTCGACCCACTCCACCCAGTGCCCAGACCCCCAGCCACCTGGGAGCCACGCTG cctgtggggcaGCCTGCTGGGGGAGACCCAGAAGCCCGCAGACAGATACCGCCCCCGCCACCCTGCTCAG CAGGCAGAGAGCTCTTTGATGACCCCTCGTACGTCAATGTCCAGAACCTAGACAAGGCCCGGCAAGCAGGGGCCGGGGCCGGGCCCCCCAATCCTGCCATCAATGGTAGTGCACCCCGAGACCTCTTTGATATGA AGCCCTTTGAAGATGCCTTGCGAATGCCTCCACCTCCCCAGTCAACAGCCATGGCTGAGCAGCTCCGAGGGGAGCCCTGGTTCCACGGGAAGCTGAGCCGGCGCGAGGCTGAGGCACTGCTACAAGTCAACGGGGACTTCCTGGTGCGGGAAAGCACGACCACGCCGGGCCAGTACGTGCTCACCGGCCTGCAGAGTGGGCAGCCCAAGCACCTGCTCCTGGTGGACCCTGAGGGAGTG GTTCGGACAAAGGATCACCGCTTTGAGAGTGTCAGTCACCTCATCAGCTACCACATGGACAATCACTTGCCCATCATCTCTGCGGGCAGCGAACTGTGTCTCCAGCAGCCTGTGGAGCGGAAACTGTGA
- the SHC1 gene encoding SHC-transforming protein 1 isoform X4, giving the protein MGDMNKLSGGGGRRTRVEGGQLGGEEWTRHGSFVNKPTRGWLHPNDKVMGPGVSYLVRYMGCVEVLQSMRALDFNTRTQVTREAISLVCEAVPGAKGATRRRKPCSRPLSSILGRSNLKFAGMPITLTVSTSSLNLMAADCKQIIANHHMQSISFASGGDPDTAEYVAYVAKDPVNQRACHILECPEGLAQDVISTIGQAFELRFKQYLRNPPRLVTPHDRMAGFDGSAWDEEEEEPPDHQYYNDFPGKEPPLGGVVDMRLREGALPGAARPTPPSAQTPSHLGATLPVGQPAGGDPEARRQIPPPPPCSGRELFDDPSYVNVQNLDKARQAGAGAGPPNPAINGSAPRDLFDMKPFEDALRMPPPPQSTAMAEQLRGEPWFHGKLSRREAEALLQVNGDFLVRESTTTPGQYVLTGLQSGQPKHLLLVDPEGVVRTKDHRFESVSHLISYHMDNHLPIISAGSELCLQQPVERKL; this is encoded by the exons gacatGAACAAGCTGAGTGGAGGCGGCGGGCGCAGGACTCGGGTGGAAGGGGGCCAGCTGGGGGGCGAGGAGTGGACTCGCCACGGGAGCTTTGTCAATAAGCCCACACGGGGCTGGCTGCATCCCAACGACAAAGTCATGGGACCCGGGGTTTCCTACTTGGTTCGG TACATGGGCTGTGTGGAGGTCCTGCAGTCTATGCGCGCCCTTGACTTCAACACCCGGACTCAGGTCACCAG GGAGGCCATCAGTCTGGTGTGTGAGGCTGTGCCGGGTGCTAAGGGGGCAACAAGGAGGAGAAAG CCCTGTAGCCGTCCACTCAGCTCCATTCTGGGGAGGAGTAACCTGAAATTTGCTGGAATGCCAATCACTCTGACCGTCTCCACCAGCAGCCTCAACCTCATGGCCGCAGACTGCAAACAG ATCATTGCCAACCACCACATGCAGTCCATCTCGTTTGCATCCGGCGGGGACCCG GACACAGCCGAGTATGTTGCCTATGTTGCCAAAGACCCAGTGAATCAGAGAG CCTGCCACATCCTGGAGTGTCCCGAAGGGCTTGCTCAGGACGTCATCAGCACCATTGGCCAGGCCTTCGAGCTGCGCTTCAAACAGTACCTCAGGAACCCACCCAGGCTCGTCACCCCCCACGACAG GATGGCTGGCTTTGATGGCTCAGCTtgggatgaggaggaggaagagcccCCTGACCATCAGTACTATAATGACTTCCCGGGGAAGGAACCACCTCTCGGGGGTGTGGTGGACATGAGGCTTCGGGAAGGAGCCCTCCCAGGGGCTGCTCGACCCACTCCACCCAGTGCCCAGACCCCCAGCCACCTGGGAGCCACGCTG cctgtggggcaGCCTGCTGGGGGAGACCCAGAAGCCCGCAGACAGATACCGCCCCCGCCACCCTGCTCAG GCAGAGAGCTCTTTGATGACCCCTCGTACGTCAATGTCCAGAACCTAGACAAGGCCCGGCAAGCAGGGGCCGGGGCCGGGCCCCCCAATCCTGCCATCAATGGTAGTGCACCCCGAGACCTCTTTGATATGA AGCCCTTTGAAGATGCCTTGCGAATGCCTCCACCTCCCCAGTCAACAGCCATGGCTGAGCAGCTCCGAGGGGAGCCCTGGTTCCACGGGAAGCTGAGCCGGCGCGAGGCTGAGGCACTGCTACAAGTCAACGGGGACTTCCTGGTGCGGGAAAGCACGACCACGCCGGGCCAGTACGTGCTCACCGGCCTGCAGAGTGGGCAGCCCAAGCACCTGCTCCTGGTGGACCCTGAGGGAGTG GTTCGGACAAAGGATCACCGCTTTGAGAGTGTCAGTCACCTCATCAGCTACCACATGGACAATCACTTGCCCATCATCTCTGCGGGCAGCGAACTGTGTCTCCAGCAGCCTGTGGAGCGGAAACTGTGA
- the SHC1 gene encoding SHC-transforming protein 1 isoform X2, with protein sequence MDLLPPKPKYNPLRNESLSSLEEGASGSTPPEELPSPSASSLGPVLPPVPGDDSPTTLCSFFPRMSSLKLASPAGGRPGPKGEPGRANEDGEGVAGAVMLDSGPLPLLQDMNKLSGGGGRRTRVEGGQLGGEEWTRHGSFVNKPTRGWLHPNDKVMGPGVSYLVRYMGCVEVLQSMRALDFNTRTQVTREAISLVCEAVPGAKGATRRRKPCSRPLSSILGRSNLKFAGMPITLTVSTSSLNLMAADCKQIIANHHMQSISFASGGDPDTAEYVAYVAKDPVNQRACHILECPEGLAQDVISTIGQAFELRFKQYLRNPPRLVTPHDRMAGFDGSAWDEEEEEPPDHQYYNDFPGKEPPLGGVVDMRLREGALPGAARPTPPSAQTPSHLGATLPVGQPAGGDPEARRQIPPPPPCSGRELFDDPSYVNVQNLDKARQAGAGAGPPNPAINGSAPRDLFDMKPFEDALRMPPPPQSTAMAEQLRGEPWFHGKLSRREAEALLQVNGDFLVRESTTTPGQYVLTGLQSGQPKHLLLVDPEGVVRTKDHRFESVSHLISYHMDNHLPIISAGSELCLQQPVERKL encoded by the exons ATGGATCTCCTGCCCCCCAAGCCCAAGTACAACCCACTTCGGAATGAGTCTCTGTCGTCGCTGGAGGAGGGGGCCTCAGGGTCCACCCCACCGGAGGAGCTGCCGTCCCCATCAGCCTCGTCCCTGGGGCCCGTGCTGCCACCTGTGCCTGGGGACGATAGCCCCACCACCCTGTGCTCCTTCTTCCCCCGGATGAGCAGCCTGAAGCTGGCCAGCCCAGCTGGGGGGCGCCCAGGCCCGAAAGGGGAGCCAGGAAGGGCAAACGAGGACGGGGAGGGGGTCGCAGGGGCAGTCATGCTGGACTCaggccccctgcccctcctccaggacatGAACAAGCTGAGTGGAGGCGGCGGGCGCAGGACTCGGGTGGAAGGGGGCCAGCTGGGGGGCGAGGAGTGGACTCGCCACGGGAGCTTTGTCAATAAGCCCACACGGGGCTGGCTGCATCCCAACGACAAAGTCATGGGACCCGGGGTTTCCTACTTGGTTCGG TACATGGGCTGTGTGGAGGTCCTGCAGTCTATGCGCGCCCTTGACTTCAACACCCGGACTCAGGTCACCAG GGAGGCCATCAGTCTGGTGTGTGAGGCTGTGCCGGGTGCTAAGGGGGCAACAAGGAGGAGAAAG CCCTGTAGCCGTCCACTCAGCTCCATTCTGGGGAGGAGTAACCTGAAATTTGCTGGAATGCCAATCACTCTGACCGTCTCCACCAGCAGCCTCAACCTCATGGCCGCAGACTGCAAACAG ATCATTGCCAACCACCACATGCAGTCCATCTCGTTTGCATCCGGCGGGGACCCG GACACAGCCGAGTATGTTGCCTATGTTGCCAAAGACCCAGTGAATCAGAGAG CCTGCCACATCCTGGAGTGTCCCGAAGGGCTTGCTCAGGACGTCATCAGCACCATTGGCCAGGCCTTCGAGCTGCGCTTCAAACAGTACCTCAGGAACCCACCCAGGCTCGTCACCCCCCACGACAG GATGGCTGGCTTTGATGGCTCAGCTtgggatgaggaggaggaagagcccCCTGACCATCAGTACTATAATGACTTCCCGGGGAAGGAACCACCTCTCGGGGGTGTGGTGGACATGAGGCTTCGGGAAGGAGCCCTCCCAGGGGCTGCTCGACCCACTCCACCCAGTGCCCAGACCCCCAGCCACCTGGGAGCCACGCTG cctgtggggcaGCCTGCTGGGGGAGACCCAGAAGCCCGCAGACAGATACCGCCCCCGCCACCCTGCTCAG GCAGAGAGCTCTTTGATGACCCCTCGTACGTCAATGTCCAGAACCTAGACAAGGCCCGGCAAGCAGGGGCCGGGGCCGGGCCCCCCAATCCTGCCATCAATGGTAGTGCACCCCGAGACCTCTTTGATATGA AGCCCTTTGAAGATGCCTTGCGAATGCCTCCACCTCCCCAGTCAACAGCCATGGCTGAGCAGCTCCGAGGGGAGCCCTGGTTCCACGGGAAGCTGAGCCGGCGCGAGGCTGAGGCACTGCTACAAGTCAACGGGGACTTCCTGGTGCGGGAAAGCACGACCACGCCGGGCCAGTACGTGCTCACCGGCCTGCAGAGTGGGCAGCCCAAGCACCTGCTCCTGGTGGACCCTGAGGGAGTG GTTCGGACAAAGGATCACCGCTTTGAGAGTGTCAGTCACCTCATCAGCTACCACATGGACAATCACTTGCCCATCATCTCTGCGGGCAGCGAACTGTGTCTCCAGCAGCCTGTGGAGCGGAAACTGTGA
- the SHC1 gene encoding SHC-transforming protein 1 isoform X3 yields the protein MGDMNKLSGGGGRRTRVEGGQLGGEEWTRHGSFVNKPTRGWLHPNDKVMGPGVSYLVRYMGCVEVLQSMRALDFNTRTQVTREAISLVCEAVPGAKGATRRRKPCSRPLSSILGRSNLKFAGMPITLTVSTSSLNLMAADCKQIIANHHMQSISFASGGDPDTAEYVAYVAKDPVNQRACHILECPEGLAQDVISTIGQAFELRFKQYLRNPPRLVTPHDRMAGFDGSAWDEEEEEPPDHQYYNDFPGKEPPLGGVVDMRLREGALPGAARPTPPSAQTPSHLGATLPVGQPAGGDPEARRQIPPPPPCSAGRELFDDPSYVNVQNLDKARQAGAGAGPPNPAINGSAPRDLFDMKPFEDALRMPPPPQSTAMAEQLRGEPWFHGKLSRREAEALLQVNGDFLVRESTTTPGQYVLTGLQSGQPKHLLLVDPEGVVRTKDHRFESVSHLISYHMDNHLPIISAGSELCLQQPVERKL from the exons gacatGAACAAGCTGAGTGGAGGCGGCGGGCGCAGGACTCGGGTGGAAGGGGGCCAGCTGGGGGGCGAGGAGTGGACTCGCCACGGGAGCTTTGTCAATAAGCCCACACGGGGCTGGCTGCATCCCAACGACAAAGTCATGGGACCCGGGGTTTCCTACTTGGTTCGG TACATGGGCTGTGTGGAGGTCCTGCAGTCTATGCGCGCCCTTGACTTCAACACCCGGACTCAGGTCACCAG GGAGGCCATCAGTCTGGTGTGTGAGGCTGTGCCGGGTGCTAAGGGGGCAACAAGGAGGAGAAAG CCCTGTAGCCGTCCACTCAGCTCCATTCTGGGGAGGAGTAACCTGAAATTTGCTGGAATGCCAATCACTCTGACCGTCTCCACCAGCAGCCTCAACCTCATGGCCGCAGACTGCAAACAG ATCATTGCCAACCACCACATGCAGTCCATCTCGTTTGCATCCGGCGGGGACCCG GACACAGCCGAGTATGTTGCCTATGTTGCCAAAGACCCAGTGAATCAGAGAG CCTGCCACATCCTGGAGTGTCCCGAAGGGCTTGCTCAGGACGTCATCAGCACCATTGGCCAGGCCTTCGAGCTGCGCTTCAAACAGTACCTCAGGAACCCACCCAGGCTCGTCACCCCCCACGACAG GATGGCTGGCTTTGATGGCTCAGCTtgggatgaggaggaggaagagcccCCTGACCATCAGTACTATAATGACTTCCCGGGGAAGGAACCACCTCTCGGGGGTGTGGTGGACATGAGGCTTCGGGAAGGAGCCCTCCCAGGGGCTGCTCGACCCACTCCACCCAGTGCCCAGACCCCCAGCCACCTGGGAGCCACGCTG cctgtggggcaGCCTGCTGGGGGAGACCCAGAAGCCCGCAGACAGATACCGCCCCCGCCACCCTGCTCAG CAGGCAGAGAGCTCTTTGATGACCCCTCGTACGTCAATGTCCAGAACCTAGACAAGGCCCGGCAAGCAGGGGCCGGGGCCGGGCCCCCCAATCCTGCCATCAATGGTAGTGCACCCCGAGACCTCTTTGATATGA AGCCCTTTGAAGATGCCTTGCGAATGCCTCCACCTCCCCAGTCAACAGCCATGGCTGAGCAGCTCCGAGGGGAGCCCTGGTTCCACGGGAAGCTGAGCCGGCGCGAGGCTGAGGCACTGCTACAAGTCAACGGGGACTTCCTGGTGCGGGAAAGCACGACCACGCCGGGCCAGTACGTGCTCACCGGCCTGCAGAGTGGGCAGCCCAAGCACCTGCTCCTGGTGGACCCTGAGGGAGTG GTTCGGACAAAGGATCACCGCTTTGAGAGTGTCAGTCACCTCATCAGCTACCACATGGACAATCACTTGCCCATCATCTCTGCGGGCAGCGAACTGTGTCTCCAGCAGCCTGTGGAGCGGAAACTGTGA
- the SHC1 gene encoding SHC-transforming protein 1 isoform X5 produces MNKLSGGGGRRTRVEGGQLGGEEWTRHGSFVNKPTRGWLHPNDKVMGPGVSYLVRYMGCVEVLQSMRALDFNTRTQVTREAISLVCEAVPGAKGATRRRKPCSRPLSSILGRSNLKFAGMPITLTVSTSSLNLMAADCKQIIANHHMQSISFASGGDPDTAEYVAYVAKDPVNQRACHILECPEGLAQDVISTIGQAFELRFKQYLRNPPRLVTPHDRMAGFDGSAWDEEEEEPPDHQYYNDFPGKEPPLGGVVDMRLREGALPGAARPTPPSAQTPSHLGATLPVGQPAGGDPEARRQIPPPPPCSAGRELFDDPSYVNVQNLDKARQAGAGAGPPNPAINGSAPRDLFDMKPFEDALRMPPPPQSTAMAEQLRGEPWFHGKLSRREAEALLQVNGDFLVRESTTTPGQYVLTGLQSGQPKHLLLVDPEGVVRTKDHRFESVSHLISYHMDNHLPIISAGSELCLQQPVERKL; encoded by the exons atGAACAAGCTGAGTGGAGGCGGCGGGCGCAGGACTCGGGTGGAAGGGGGCCAGCTGGGGGGCGAGGAGTGGACTCGCCACGGGAGCTTTGTCAATAAGCCCACACGGGGCTGGCTGCATCCCAACGACAAAGTCATGGGACCCGGGGTTTCCTACTTGGTTCGG TACATGGGCTGTGTGGAGGTCCTGCAGTCTATGCGCGCCCTTGACTTCAACACCCGGACTCAGGTCACCAG GGAGGCCATCAGTCTGGTGTGTGAGGCTGTGCCGGGTGCTAAGGGGGCAACAAGGAGGAGAAAG CCCTGTAGCCGTCCACTCAGCTCCATTCTGGGGAGGAGTAACCTGAAATTTGCTGGAATGCCAATCACTCTGACCGTCTCCACCAGCAGCCTCAACCTCATGGCCGCAGACTGCAAACAG ATCATTGCCAACCACCACATGCAGTCCATCTCGTTTGCATCCGGCGGGGACCCG GACACAGCCGAGTATGTTGCCTATGTTGCCAAAGACCCAGTGAATCAGAGAG CCTGCCACATCCTGGAGTGTCCCGAAGGGCTTGCTCAGGACGTCATCAGCACCATTGGCCAGGCCTTCGAGCTGCGCTTCAAACAGTACCTCAGGAACCCACCCAGGCTCGTCACCCCCCACGACAG GATGGCTGGCTTTGATGGCTCAGCTtgggatgaggaggaggaagagcccCCTGACCATCAGTACTATAATGACTTCCCGGGGAAGGAACCACCTCTCGGGGGTGTGGTGGACATGAGGCTTCGGGAAGGAGCCCTCCCAGGGGCTGCTCGACCCACTCCACCCAGTGCCCAGACCCCCAGCCACCTGGGAGCCACGCTG cctgtggggcaGCCTGCTGGGGGAGACCCAGAAGCCCGCAGACAGATACCGCCCCCGCCACCCTGCTCAG CAGGCAGAGAGCTCTTTGATGACCCCTCGTACGTCAATGTCCAGAACCTAGACAAGGCCCGGCAAGCAGGGGCCGGGGCCGGGCCCCCCAATCCTGCCATCAATGGTAGTGCACCCCGAGACCTCTTTGATATGA AGCCCTTTGAAGATGCCTTGCGAATGCCTCCACCTCCCCAGTCAACAGCCATGGCTGAGCAGCTCCGAGGGGAGCCCTGGTTCCACGGGAAGCTGAGCCGGCGCGAGGCTGAGGCACTGCTACAAGTCAACGGGGACTTCCTGGTGCGGGAAAGCACGACCACGCCGGGCCAGTACGTGCTCACCGGCCTGCAGAGTGGGCAGCCCAAGCACCTGCTCCTGGTGGACCCTGAGGGAGTG GTTCGGACAAAGGATCACCGCTTTGAGAGTGTCAGTCACCTCATCAGCTACCACATGGACAATCACTTGCCCATCATCTCTGCGGGCAGCGAACTGTGTCTCCAGCAGCCTGTGGAGCGGAAACTGTGA